A stretch of the Calypte anna isolate BGI_N300 chromosome 21, bCalAnn1_v1.p, whole genome shotgun sequence genome encodes the following:
- the PIK3CD gene encoding phosphatidylinositol 4,5-bisphosphate 3-kinase catalytic subunit delta isoform isoform X4 translates to MSYAIKKQATVFRHETVESPEDYTLQVNGKWEYLYGNYPLYQFQYIRSCLHRGLTPHLTMVHSSTIIAMRDEQNNCIASPPKMAHKPPPLPKKKPNYGSLWSLEQPFYIELVQGSKVNADERMKLVVQAGLFHGNEMLCKTVSSSEVNVCSEPVWKQRMDFDINICDLPRMARLCFALYAVIEKAKKARSTKKKSKKADCPIAWVNVMLFDYKDQLKTGECCLHMWSSFPDEKGELLNPMGTVQCNPNTESAAALVICFPSVASHPVYYPSFEQLLELGRNGEQPRAAAEDPEEKLQLKEILERRSHTELYEHEKDLVWKMRYDIRDQYPQALAKLLIITKWNRHEDVAQMISLLQTWPELPVLNALELLDFSFPDRYVGSFAINSLKKLTDHELFQYLLQLVQVLKYESYLDCELTKFLLDRALSNRKIGHFLFWHLRSEMHVPAVALRFGLILEAYCRGSTHHMKVLMKQGEALNKMKALNDFVKVSSQKATKPQTKEMMHVCMKQETYLEALSHLQSPLNPNIILAEVCVDQCTFMDSKMKPLWIVFNNEETGGGGVGIIFKNGDDLRQDMLTLQMIQLMDILWKQEGLDLRMTPYGCLSTGDKTGLIEVVMHSDTIANIQLNKSNMVATAAFNKDALLNWLKSKNPGDALEQAIEEFTLSCAGYCVATYVLGIGDRHSDNIMIRETGQLFHIDFGHFLGNFKTKFGINRERVPFILTYDFVHVIQQGKTNNNEKFERFRGYCEKAYMILRRHGLLFLHLFALMKAAGLPELSCSKDIQYLKDSLALGKTDEEALKHFRLKFNEALRESWKTKVNWLAHNVSKDNRQ, encoded by the exons ATGAGCTATGCTATCAAGAAGCAGGCTACTGTCTTTCGCCATGAGACAGTGGAGAGCCCAGAGGACTACACCCTGCAGGTGAATGGGAAATGGGAATATCTCTATGGAAACTACCCTCTGTACCAGTTCCAG TACATTCGCAGCTGCCTGCACCGAGGCCTCACCCCACACCTCACCATGGTGCACTCCTCCACCATCATTGCCATGAGGGATGAGCAAAACAACTGCATTGCCAGCCCCCCAAAGATGGCTCACAAGCCTCCCCCACTCCCCAAGAAAAAG CCCAACTATGGTTCTCTCTGGTCCTTGGAGCAGCCTTTCTACATCGAGCTGGTGCAAGGCAGCAAGGTCAATGCAGATGAGAGAATGAAG CTGGTGGTGCAAGCAGGGCTCTTCCATGGCAACGAGATGCTGTGCAAGACAGTGTCAAGCTCTGAGGTGAACGTATGCTCAGAGCCAGTGTGGAAGCAGAGGATGGATTTTGATATCAACATCTGTGACCTGCCCCGCATGGCCCGGCTCTGCTTCGCCCTCTATGCTGTCATTGAGAAGGCAAAGAAGGCACGTTCCACCAAAAAGAAGTCCAAGAAAGCT GACTGCCCCATTGCCTGGGTGAATGTCATGCTCTTTGACTACAAGGACCAGCTGAAAACAGGGGAGTGCTGCTTGCACATGTGGTCATCCTTTCCAG atgaGAAAGGGGAACTTCTGAACCCCATGGGCACAGTGCAGTGCAACCCCAACACAGAAAGTGCAGCAGCTTTGGTCATCTGCTTCCCCAGTGTGGCATCACATCCTGTCTATTACCCATCTTTTGAGCAG CTGCTGGAGTTGGGGAGGAATGGAGAACAACCCCGTGCTGCAGCAGAAGATCCTGAGGAG aagctgcagctgaaggagatCCTGGAGAGGAGGAGCCACACTGAGCTCTATGAGCATGAGAAAGACCTGGTGTGGAAGATGAGATATGATATCCGTGACCAGTACCCACAAGCTTTAGCAAAGCTGCTTATCATCACCAAATGGAACAGGCATGAAGATGTTGCCCAG atGATTTCCCTGCTTCAGACCTGGCCAGAGCTGCCTGTCCTGAATGCCTTGGAACTGCTGGATTTCAGCTTTCCTGACAGATATGTTGGTTCCTTTGCTATCAACTCACTGAAGAAGCTAAC AGACCACGAATTGTTCCAATACCTGCTACAGCTCGTCCAGGTGCTTAAGTATGAATCCTACTTAGACTGTGAATTAACCAAATTCCTGCTGGACAGGGCCTTATCCAACCGCAAGATTGGCCACTTCCTTTTCTGGCACCTGAG GTCAGAGATGCACGTTCCTGCAGTTGCCTTGAGGTTTGGCCTGATCCTGGAAGCATATTGCAGAGGCAGCACCCACCACATGAAAGTTCTGATGAAACAG ggAGAAGCACTCAACAAGATGAAAGCTCTCAACGACTTTGTTAAAGTGAGTTCCCAAAAGGCCACCAAGCCTCAGACCAAGGAGATGATGCACGTGTGCATGAAGCAGGAAACTTATCTGGAAGCACTTTCCCACCTCCAGTCCCCCCTGAACCCCAACATCATCCTGGCTGAAGTTTG TGTGGATCAGTGCACCTTCATGGACTCCAAAATGAAACCTTTGTGGATTGTGTTTAATAATGAAGAGACAGGTGGAGGTGGAGTGGgcattatatttaaaaatggagATG ATCTCCGTCAGGACATGCTGACCCTGCAGATGATCCAGTTGATGGATATCCTGTGGAAGCAGGAGGGCCTGGACTTGAG GATGACCCCTTATGGCTGCCTCTCCACAGGAGACAAGACTGGACTGATAGAGGTGGTCATGCACTCAGACACCATTGCCAACATCCAGCTGAACAAGAGCAACATGGTGGCCACTGCAGCCTTCAACAAGGATGCTCTGCTCAACTGGCTAAAGTCCAAGAACCCAGG TGATGCATTGGAACAAGCTATTGAGGAGTTCACTCTCTCCTGTGCTGGGTACTGTGTGGCAACCTACGTGCTGGGGATTGGTGACAGGCACAGTGACAACATCATGATCCGGGAAACTGGGCAG ctgttccaTATTGATTTTGGTCACTTCTTGGGGAACTTCAAGACCAAATTTGGTATCAATAGAGAACGAGTTCCTTTCATCTTAACCTATGACTTTGTGCATGTCATTCAGCAGGGCAAAACTAACAACAATGAGAAGTTTGAAAG ATTCAGGGGTTATTGTGAAAAAGCCTACATGATCCTGAGGCGCCATGGTCTCCTCTTCCTGCACTTGTTTGCACTGATGAAAGCTGCTGGCCTGCCAGAACTCAGCTGCTCTAAAGACATTCAGTATTTAAAG gATTCCCTGGCTCTTGGGAAAACAGATGAGGAGGCACTGAAGCACTTCAGGCTCAAGTTTAATGAAGCTCTGCGAGAGAGCTGGAAAACCAAAGTGAACTGGCTGGCACACAACGTGTCCAAGGATAACAGACAGtag